In Citrus sinensis cultivar Valencia sweet orange chromosome 2, DVS_A1.0, whole genome shotgun sequence, a single genomic region encodes these proteins:
- the LOC102610125 gene encoding protein OSB2, chloroplastic isoform X2, with product MMYSLRRVMAQIGRSQTTVKRIILYSPAHFTRPFSSRAHQFTKATTKTKDVVWPKPSEIPFQVKVANSVNLIGHVDAPVQFQTSSDGKHWAGTVIVQHAASHSLWIPILFEGDLAHIASSHLKKDDHVHIAGQLTADPPAIEGQANVQVMVHSLNLIEPTSQKRMFFVSKKQEAATVDHSVKISSSKKDGDSALSSWRDLLDNPEQWRDYRSDKLKGLVKPRYPDFKRKDGTLPLWLNSAPDWVLSELEGVVFDKSKPVLDDQTRKSNYVKKSKVDDLWKDLVENPDKWWDNRLDKKSEKGPDFKHKETGKPLWLNYSPAWVTSQLPPVKSTVKSK from the exons ATGATGTATTCGCTTCGTCGAGTAATGGCACAAATCGGGCGATCGCAGACCACAGTGAAACGCATCATTTTGTATTCGCCCGCTCATTTTACTCGGCCTTTCTCCAGTAGAGCTCATCAGTTCACTAAAGCCACGACGAAAACGAAGGATGTGGTTTGGCCGAAGCCGAGCGAAATTCCATTTCAGGTGAAAGTCGCCAACTCGGTGAATTTGATTGGACATGTGGATGCACCGGTTCAGTTCCAGACTTCTTCTGACGGCAAACACTGGGCTGGCACTGTCATCGTTCAGCACGCCGCCTCGCATTCACTCTG GATTCCTATATTGTTCGAAGGTGATTTGGCTCACATCGCTTCTAGCCATTTGAAAAAAGATGATCATGTACATATAGCGGGACAACTGACTGCTGATCCACCTGCCATCGAAGGCCAAGCCAATGTTCAG GTTATGGTCCATAGTCTCAACTTGATCGAGCCTACTTCTCAAAAGAGGATGTTCTTTGTATCAAAAAAACAAGAAGCAGCGACCGTGGATCATTCAGTTAAAATAT CTAGCTCAAAGAAAGATGGTGATTCTGCCTTGAGTTCTTGGCGTGACCTTCTTGATAATCCAGAACAATGGCGAGATTACCGCAGTGATAAGCTTAAGGGATTG GTGAAGCCTAGATACCCTGACTTCAAACGCAAGGATGGCACCCTGCCACTCTGGCTAAACAGTGCTCCAGATTGGGTTTTGTCTGAACTCGAAGGAGTTGTATTTGATAAATCAAAGCCTGTGCTGGATGATCAAACTCGAAAATCAAACTATGTGAAGAAATCTAAAG TGGATGACCTCTGGAAGGATTTGGTGGAAAATCCAGATAAGTGGTGGGATAATAGATTGGATAAG AAGAGCGAAAAAGGTCCGGACTTTAAGCACAAAGAAACTGGCAAACCCCTATGGCTGAACTATTCACCTGCTTGGGTGACATCACAGTTGCCTCCTGTAAAAAGTACAgtaaaaagtaaatga
- the LOC102610125 gene encoding protein OSB2, chloroplastic isoform X1 — protein sequence MMYSLRRVMAQIGRSQTTVKRIILYSPAHFTRPFSSRAHQFTKATTKTKDVVWPKPSEIPFQVKVANSVNLIGHVDAPVQFQTSSDGKHWAGTVIVQHAASHSLWIPILFEGDLAHIASSHLKKDDHVHIAGQLTADPPAIEGQANVQVMVHSLNLIEPTSQKRMFFVSKKQEAATVDHSVKISSSKKDGDSALSSWRDLLDNPEQWRDYRSDKLKGLVKPRYPDFKRKDGTLPLWLNSAPDWVLSELEGVVFDKSKPVLDDQTRKSNYVKKSKGVVFDKSKPVLDDQTQKSNYVKKSKVDDLWKDLVENPDKWWDNRLDKKSEKGPDFKHKETGKPLWLNYSPAWVTSQLPPVKSTVKSK from the exons ATGATGTATTCGCTTCGTCGAGTAATGGCACAAATCGGGCGATCGCAGACCACAGTGAAACGCATCATTTTGTATTCGCCCGCTCATTTTACTCGGCCTTTCTCCAGTAGAGCTCATCAGTTCACTAAAGCCACGACGAAAACGAAGGATGTGGTTTGGCCGAAGCCGAGCGAAATTCCATTTCAGGTGAAAGTCGCCAACTCGGTGAATTTGATTGGACATGTGGATGCACCGGTTCAGTTCCAGACTTCTTCTGACGGCAAACACTGGGCTGGCACTGTCATCGTTCAGCACGCCGCCTCGCATTCACTCTG GATTCCTATATTGTTCGAAGGTGATTTGGCTCACATCGCTTCTAGCCATTTGAAAAAAGATGATCATGTACATATAGCGGGACAACTGACTGCTGATCCACCTGCCATCGAAGGCCAAGCCAATGTTCAG GTTATGGTCCATAGTCTCAACTTGATCGAGCCTACTTCTCAAAAGAGGATGTTCTTTGTATCAAAAAAACAAGAAGCAGCGACCGTGGATCATTCAGTTAAAATAT CTAGCTCAAAGAAAGATGGTGATTCTGCCTTGAGTTCTTGGCGTGACCTTCTTGATAATCCAGAACAATGGCGAGATTACCGCAGTGATAAGCTTAAGGGATTG GTGAAGCCTAGATACCCTGACTTCAAACGCAAGGATGGCACCCTGCCACTCTGGCTAAACAGTGCTCCAGATTGGGTTTTGTCTGAACTCGAAGGAGTTGTATTTGATAAATCAAAGCCTGTGCTGGATGATCAAACTCGAAAATCAAACTATGTGAAGAAATCTAAAG GAGTTGTATTTGATAAATCAAAGCCTGTGCTGGATGATCAAACTCAAAAATCAAACTATGTGAAGAAATCTAAAG TGGATGACCTCTGGAAGGATTTGGTGGAAAATCCAGATAAGTGGTGGGATAATAGATTGGATAAG AAGAGCGAAAAAGGTCCGGACTTTAAGCACAAAGAAACTGGCAAACCCCTATGGCTGAACTATTCACCTGCTTGGGTGACATCACAGTTGCCTCCTGTAAAAAGTACAgtaaaaagtaaatga
- the LOC102610125 gene encoding protein OSB2, chloroplastic isoform X3: protein MMYSLRRVMAQIGRSQTTVKRIILYSPAHFTRPFSSRAHQFTKATTKTKDVVWPKPSEIPFQVKVANSVNLIGHVDAPVQFQTSSDGKHWAGTVIVQHAASHSLWIPILFEGDLAHIASSHLKKDDHVHIAGQLTADPPAIEGQANVQVMVHSLNLIEPTSQKRMFFVSKKQEAATVDHSVKISSSKKDGDSALSSWRDLLDNPEQWRDYRSDKLKGLVKPRYPDFKRKDGTLPLWLNSAPDWVLSELEGVVFDKSKPVLDDQTRKSNYVKKSKGVVFDKSKPVLDDQTQKSNYVKKSKVDGGNKMKFVALTILFSDI, encoded by the exons ATGATGTATTCGCTTCGTCGAGTAATGGCACAAATCGGGCGATCGCAGACCACAGTGAAACGCATCATTTTGTATTCGCCCGCTCATTTTACTCGGCCTTTCTCCAGTAGAGCTCATCAGTTCACTAAAGCCACGACGAAAACGAAGGATGTGGTTTGGCCGAAGCCGAGCGAAATTCCATTTCAGGTGAAAGTCGCCAACTCGGTGAATTTGATTGGACATGTGGATGCACCGGTTCAGTTCCAGACTTCTTCTGACGGCAAACACTGGGCTGGCACTGTCATCGTTCAGCACGCCGCCTCGCATTCACTCTG GATTCCTATATTGTTCGAAGGTGATTTGGCTCACATCGCTTCTAGCCATTTGAAAAAAGATGATCATGTACATATAGCGGGACAACTGACTGCTGATCCACCTGCCATCGAAGGCCAAGCCAATGTTCAG GTTATGGTCCATAGTCTCAACTTGATCGAGCCTACTTCTCAAAAGAGGATGTTCTTTGTATCAAAAAAACAAGAAGCAGCGACCGTGGATCATTCAGTTAAAATAT CTAGCTCAAAGAAAGATGGTGATTCTGCCTTGAGTTCTTGGCGTGACCTTCTTGATAATCCAGAACAATGGCGAGATTACCGCAGTGATAAGCTTAAGGGATTG GTGAAGCCTAGATACCCTGACTTCAAACGCAAGGATGGCACCCTGCCACTCTGGCTAAACAGTGCTCCAGATTGGGTTTTGTCTGAACTCGAAGGAGTTGTATTTGATAAATCAAAGCCTGTGCTGGATGATCAAACTCGAAAATCAAACTATGTGAAGAAATCTAAAG GAGTTGTATTTGATAAATCAAAGCCTGTGCTGGATGATCAAACTCAAAAATCAAACTATGTGAAGAAATCTAAAG ttGATGGGGGGAATAAGATGAAATTTGTGGCCTTAACCATACTGTTCTCTGATATCTAG
- the LOC102630398 gene encoding uncharacterized protein LOC102630398, with protein MNNRSPVRFSQALSLVLLFVVVGTQDSVEGRLIPAISNKPHPNDAAAYARWLVSQNSWGVLSTISSGLGGAPFGNVVSFSDGLPNEGSGVPYFYLTTLDPTASNALKDKRSSLAISEYPLGTCGKRDPEDPVCAKITLTGKLVLVDVNSKAAEFARNALFAKHPEMKGWPKDHNFQTFKLEIDDIFLINWFGGPKPLTVDQYLHAKA; from the coding sequence ATGAACAACAGAAGCCCGGTTCGTTTTTCACAAGCTTTGTCTCTGGTCTTGCTTTTTGTTGTGGTGGGCACTCAAGATTCTGTAGAGGGTCGCTTGATACCAGCAATCTCAAACAAACCTCACCCAAATGATGCTGCTGCTTATGCTCGTTGGTTGGTCTCCCAGAATTCTTGGGGGGTCTTAAGCACGATTTCAAGCGGCTTGGGAGGAGCACCATTCGGGAATGTTGTTTCATTCAGCGATGGGCTGCCTAATGAGGGTAGCGGTGTGCCGTACTTCTATTTGACGACTCTTGATCCAACTGCAAGTAATGCATTAAAGGACAAGCGGTCTTCACTGGCAATCAGTGAGTACCCTCTCGGAACTTGCGGTAAAAGAGACCCTGAGGACCCCGTTTGTGCCAAAATTACGCTCACTGGGAAGTTGGTGCTCGTTGATGTAAATTCTAAAGCAGCGGAATTTGCTAGGAACGCCCTGTTCGCAAAGCACCCCGAGATGAAGGGCTGGCCTAAGGATCACAACTTCCAGACCTTCAAATTGGAGATCGATGATATATTTTTGATTAACTGGTTTGGTGGGCCTAAACCTCTCACGGTGGATCAGTACCTACACGCCAAAGCGTGA
- the LOC102609810 gene encoding patatin-like protein 6: MALPMLDSALDVDKLSYEIFSILENKFLFGYDEPNKLSLHHQTKSKFNTKQVNGKVRILSIDGAGSTDGILAAKSLAHLESFIRRKSGNPDAHISDYFDVVAGSGAGGILAALLFTRGKDSNPMFSAEGALNFIVGNRRRLFRSSSGGLLRRCFKASRVEKLLRKTFGDLTLKDTLKPVLITCYDLSTCAPFLFSRADALEMDGYDFKMRDVCLATSANPTVTGAVEMRSVDQRTKIVGVDGCIAMNNPTASAITHVLNNKQEFPFCDGVEDLVVVSLGNGESDSNTGSNHRLLPSTFVRIAGDGASDMVDQAVSMAFTQRGTSNYARIQTNGIVSKKQGSVEKALKSNDKSEILIAVEEMLSEKTYESVLFQGKKMVESTNLDKLELFAGELIKEQERRKTSILPTVVLKHTIIPTPRTSSATTLSTLSSSC, from the exons atggcactgCCAATGCTTGACTCAGCCTTGGACGTAGACAAGCTCAGCTACGAAATCTTCTCAATTCTTGAAAACAAGTTCCTCTTCGGTTACGATGAACCTAATAAACTCTCTCTTCACCACCAAACCAAATCGAAATTCAACACCAAACAAGTCAACGGCAAAGTCAGGATCCTCTCCATCGACGGCGCCGGCTCCACCGACGGCATTCTCGCCGCCAAATCACTTGCCCACTTGGAATCCTTCATCCGCCGCAAATCAGGCAACCCAGACGCCCACATCTCCGATTACTTCGACGTCGTTGCTGGCTCCGGCGCCGGGGGCATACTCGCCGCTCTTCTCTTCACTCGCGGGAAAGACAGTAATCCCATGTTCTCCGCCGAGGGAGCTCTTAACTTTATCGTGGGGAATCGCCGGAGACTGTTCCGGTCGTCCTCCGGTGGGCTTCTCCGCCGGTGTTTTAAGGCGTCGAGGGTTGAAAAACTGTTGCGTAAAACGTTCGGGGACTTAACCTTGAAGGACACCTTGAAGCCGGTTTTGATCACGTGCTACGATCTTTCCACGTGCGCGCCGTTTTTGTTTTCCCGCGCTGATGCGTTGGAAATGGACGGCTACGATTTCAAGATGAGGGACGTGTGTTTGGCCACGTCGGCTAACCCGACGGTAACGGGGGCAGTCGAGATGAGGTCGGTTGACCAGAGGACTAAGATCGTCGGCGTTGATGGGTGCATTGCGATGAACAATCCGACGGCTTCTGCTATTACTCACGTGTTGAATAATAAGCAGGAATTTCCGTTTTGTGACGGCGTTGAGGATCTTGTGGTTGTTTCTCTCGGAAACGGAGAGTCCGATTCTAACACTGGATCAAATCACCGCTTGCTGCCGTCAACCTTCGTTAGAATTGCCGGTGACGGAGCTTCGGACATg GTTGATCAAGCTGTTTCAATGGCATTTACCCAGCGTGGAACAAGCAATTATGCTCGAATTCAG ACGAATGGGATTGTATCTAAAAAGCAAGGGAGTGTAGAGAAGGCATTGAAATCCAACGACAAGTCAGAAATATTGATAGCAGTTGAAGAAATGTTATCCGAAAAAACCTACGAGTCGGTTTTATTTCAAGGAAAGAAAATGGTGGAAAGCACAAATTTAGACAAGTTAGAATTGTTTGCTGGCGAATTAATCAAAGAGCAAGAAAGGAGAAAAACGAGCATTTTACCAACTGTGGTATTGAAGCACACAATTATTCCCACACCAAGAACATCGTCGGCCACGACTCTATCAACTCTTTCTTCAAgctgttaa